The following coding sequences are from one Paenibacillus tundrae window:
- a CDS encoding AraC family transcriptional regulator, giving the protein MEPTSRVRDMGRFFRLSGRWTRRQKGRFYRNSLMLILLIASIPGLITGIVMYGLVVNQMEKEFNQMHQNQIENRARNVDDQLAYLEMTLSHWAFEPRFGNALRTLDFVYFFKETQEIVTTLYVLQGSHPLIQSAQLYLREPQPILFNREYNELKDEAQIEAYDRYLSMGNHVYWTDWVSGQQEIKQSLTSNTSLLHTGASDALVLVHKIPGESVNPFGALVITLDNQKIASLLKTLTPYDEGLTFLMDAEGNTLITGNTDVGAKDPAFEQQLKEAVALHKDSHSFLFKYEDQTYSVSSGSLSRIDADWTYVSAAPLTSVTSPVKLVSKIIVIASIGSLVLGLLLSWFASRRIYSPVARMVHLLTPGRNEASAGVKLDEFQLLEQHWNELTSDRLTAHRQLQEQLPHLRDSFVLQLVQGHLYAYNEQDLRQRMTNLGSEVEGQQFLLLQMYFTGHVTLRERFGSRDTGLITFAAVNIIEEVAKGYFSQISVMNFHDLSSAMLIMAPEEHSLKPQALLWGEELMEVIHRTLKMQVTVVVSRPAVTLQELPSLFVEMEQAVVYRSVEAGSQILDLDDEQCFNQTEGATYPLGLERDLIQALRLGKRDEAERGMEQFLTEVTRTDSTEFQVQQMMLQLLGSIQHVMLQTGVIPYQLFGGCNMYERLSSIREPAQMMQWMKEKVIRPYMQEIELRSQEPLKQVVERTMQYIDDNYSNDISLEACADLEQMTPYALSKAFKQISGMNFIDYLTQVRMETAKKLLRETSMKINDVASAVGYQHSYFNRIFKKQEGSTPSQYRDQWFTS; this is encoded by the coding sequence ATGGAGCCAACTAGTCGTGTACGGGACATGGGTCGTTTTTTTCGTTTGTCAGGAAGATGGACGAGGCGACAGAAGGGGCGTTTCTATCGAAACAGCCTAATGCTTATTTTGTTGATCGCGAGCATTCCCGGTCTGATTACAGGAATTGTGATGTATGGGTTGGTCGTGAATCAGATGGAGAAAGAATTCAATCAGATGCACCAGAACCAGATTGAGAACCGGGCGCGGAATGTAGATGATCAGCTCGCCTATTTGGAGATGACCTTATCGCACTGGGCTTTCGAACCCAGATTCGGCAATGCACTCCGGACGCTGGATTTTGTATATTTTTTCAAAGAAACACAAGAGATTGTAACGACATTGTACGTTCTTCAGGGCTCGCATCCGTTAATTCAATCTGCACAGCTATATTTGAGGGAACCGCAGCCGATCTTATTCAATCGGGAGTATAACGAACTGAAGGATGAGGCGCAGATTGAGGCGTATGATCGATACCTGAGCATGGGCAATCATGTGTATTGGACAGATTGGGTATCTGGTCAACAGGAAATTAAGCAATCTCTGACCTCTAATACCAGCTTGTTACATACAGGTGCAAGTGATGCTCTCGTTCTTGTACATAAAATTCCGGGAGAAAGTGTCAACCCGTTCGGTGCCCTAGTCATCACACTGGATAACCAAAAGATCGCAAGTTTATTGAAAACGCTTACCCCATATGATGAAGGGCTAACTTTTCTGATGGATGCCGAAGGCAATACATTGATTACGGGTAATACAGACGTAGGCGCTAAGGATCCAGCCTTTGAACAGCAGCTCAAAGAAGCAGTCGCCCTGCACAAGGATAGTCATTCTTTTCTATTCAAATATGAGGATCAGACCTATTCCGTATCATCCGGCTCGTTAAGCCGAATCGATGCAGATTGGACATACGTATCCGCAGCTCCATTGACCTCGGTTACTTCACCCGTCAAGCTGGTATCCAAAATTATTGTGATTGCGAGCATAGGCAGTCTAGTATTGGGGCTACTACTGTCGTGGTTTGCTTCACGTCGAATCTATTCACCGGTTGCACGGATGGTTCACCTGTTGACGCCTGGAAGAAACGAAGCATCTGCCGGTGTGAAATTAGACGAATTCCAACTGTTGGAGCAGCACTGGAATGAACTGACTTCAGATCGTCTAACAGCTCACCGCCAGCTACAAGAACAACTGCCGCATCTGCGGGACAGCTTTGTATTACAACTGGTACAAGGTCATCTATACGCATACAACGAGCAGGATCTACGCCAACGCATGACTAACCTTGGATCTGAGGTCGAAGGTCAGCAGTTTTTGTTATTACAGATGTATTTTACAGGACATGTAACATTACGAGAACGGTTTGGCAGCCGGGATACAGGGCTGATCACGTTTGCCGCTGTTAATATTATAGAAGAGGTGGCGAAGGGTTATTTTAGCCAAATTAGTGTGATGAATTTCCACGATCTATCCTCGGCGATGTTAATTATGGCTCCAGAAGAGCATTCCTTGAAGCCACAAGCATTGTTGTGGGGAGAGGAATTGATGGAAGTGATTCACCGAACGCTGAAAATGCAGGTGACCGTAGTGGTCAGCCGCCCAGCCGTAACGTTGCAGGAATTACCGAGTTTATTCGTAGAGATGGAGCAAGCGGTCGTTTATCGAAGTGTGGAGGCGGGCAGCCAAATCCTTGATCTAGATGATGAGCAATGCTTCAATCAAACGGAAGGAGCAACCTATCCGCTTGGACTGGAACGCGACCTTATTCAAGCGCTGAGATTAGGGAAGCGGGATGAGGCAGAACGGGGAATGGAGCAATTTTTGACTGAGGTGACCCGAACCGATAGTACGGAATTTCAGGTACAGCAGATGATGCTTCAGTTATTGGGCAGTATTCAACATGTCATGCTGCAAACGGGCGTTATCCCCTACCAGCTGTTCGGCGGCTGTAACATGTATGAACGACTGTCGAGTATTCGTGAACCAGCACAGATGATGCAGTGGATGAAGGAGAAAGTGATTAGACCGTATATGCAAGAGATCGAGCTTAGATCTCAAGAACCGCTTAAGCAGGTGGTGGAGCGTACGATGCAGTACATTGATGACAACTACAGCAACGATATATCGTTGGAAGCATGCGCTGATCTGGAACAGATGACGCCTTATGCTCTCAGCAAGGCATTTAAACAGATCTCAGGAATGAATTTTATTGATTATTTGACCCAGGTACGTATGGAGACCGCCAAAAAGTTATTACGTGAGACATCGATGAAA
- a CDS encoding dipeptidase translates to MKEQTYFQQNRDKHLAELNEWLSIPSISAISEHKEDINRAAQWAADALTRAGMENVEVIQTAGHPIVYADHLHAPGKPTALIYGHYDVQPVDPLNLWDTPPFEPTVRDGKLYARGATDDKGQIFLHIKAVEALLAENKELPVNVKFCIEGEEEISSPNLPIYLNDNTDKLRADMVLISDTSLLEKGKPAISTGLRGLCSLHVDLFTANTDLHSGSFGGGVPNALHALVSLLASLHDEQGRVSVDGFYDGVLPLSPEMREEFVKQGFNEEQLRQDLGLEQLYGEEGYSFVERVGARPTLELNGVWGGFQGEGSKTVIPKEAHAKITCRLVADQDPQQVLDRIEAHLRAHVQPGATLQVKQIEKAFAFNTDPSDPILQKAADAYEQVYGVRALFTKDGGSIPIVEKLSRVLEVPAVMMGFGLPDENLHAPNEHFNLENFDKGLLTIVQFLKSL, encoded by the coding sequence ATGAAAGAACAAACGTATTTTCAACAAAACAGAGATAAACACCTGGCCGAACTGAATGAATGGTTATCCATTCCAAGTATCTCAGCCATTTCGGAACATAAAGAGGACATTAACCGTGCAGCACAGTGGGCAGCAGATGCACTTACGCGTGCAGGCATGGAGAATGTTGAGGTTATTCAAACAGCAGGACACCCGATTGTGTATGCTGATCATTTGCATGCACCTGGCAAACCAACCGCATTGATCTATGGTCACTATGATGTACAGCCTGTTGATCCACTTAACCTGTGGGACACACCTCCATTCGAGCCTACCGTACGTGACGGGAAGTTATATGCTCGCGGAGCAACGGATGATAAAGGACAAATTTTCTTACATATTAAAGCGGTAGAAGCTTTGCTGGCAGAGAACAAGGAACTCCCTGTTAACGTGAAGTTCTGCATCGAAGGTGAAGAAGAGATTTCCAGCCCGAACCTGCCGATCTATCTCAATGACAATACGGACAAGCTGCGTGCTGACATGGTACTCATCTCCGACACCTCCTTGCTCGAAAAAGGCAAGCCCGCGATCTCTACAGGGCTGCGTGGTCTCTGCTCGCTTCATGTGGATCTGTTCACTGCTAACACGGATCTGCATTCAGGTTCGTTTGGTGGCGGTGTTCCAAATGCACTGCATGCACTCGTTTCCCTGCTCGCTTCATTGCATGACGAACAAGGACGCGTGAGTGTAGATGGCTTCTACGATGGCGTTCTGCCACTGTCCCCTGAGATGAGAGAAGAATTCGTGAAGCAAGGCTTCAACGAAGAACAGCTTCGTCAGGATCTTGGTCTGGAGCAGTTGTATGGTGAAGAAGGTTACTCGTTCGTGGAACGCGTTGGAGCACGTCCAACCCTGGAACTGAATGGCGTATGGGGTGGATTCCAAGGTGAAGGCTCCAAAACGGTTATTCCAAAAGAGGCTCATGCTAAAATTACATGCCGCCTTGTAGCTGATCAAGATCCGCAACAGGTGCTCGATCGTATCGAGGCACATCTACGTGCTCACGTTCAACCTGGTGCAACGTTACAAGTGAAACAGATTGAGAAAGCTTTTGCATTCAATACAGATCCATCCGACCCTATTCTGCAAAAAGCAGCAGATGCCTATGAGCAAGTATATGGTGTGCGTGCCCTCTTCACAAAAGATGGCGGCTCCATTCCGATTGTTGAGAAACTCTCACGTGTACTTGAAGTTCCGGCTGTCATGATGGGCTTCGGCTTGCCTGATGAGAACCTTCATGCACCGAATGAGCACTTCAACCTGGAGAACTTCGACAAAGGGTTGCTTACGATTGTTCAGTTTTTGAAAAGTTTGTAG
- a CDS encoding TetR-like C-terminal domain-containing protein, which produces MSASHLTKKALARSLKSLMEHIPLNKITVKHLVDDCGVNRQTFYYHFQDIYALLEWIYKTEAVESLTAYRSYSTWTDGFYKIFCYIEDNKAFCFNTLDSLGRTHLDGYLYEVTHDLIMGVIDELACGIQVRSEDKEFVANFYTLAFTGLIIQWMRGHMSEPPKQIIEKLSELIEGNVLRALHRYENKLPST; this is translated from the coding sequence ATGTCTGCTTCTCACCTAACCAAAAAGGCGCTGGCTCGTTCGCTTAAATCACTGATGGAGCATATACCGCTGAACAAGATTACAGTCAAACACCTTGTTGACGATTGTGGTGTGAACCGGCAAACCTTTTATTATCATTTTCAGGATATCTATGCGCTGCTCGAGTGGATCTATAAGACCGAAGCGGTGGAAAGTCTAACGGCGTATCGAAGCTACAGTACATGGACGGATGGATTCTATAAAATCTTCTGTTATATCGAGGATAATAAGGCGTTCTGCTTCAATACTTTGGATTCTCTTGGACGAACACACCTCGATGGATATCTCTATGAGGTAACGCATGATCTGATCATGGGTGTCATCGATGAACTAGCTTGCGGGATCCAGGTACGAAGTGAGGACAAGGAGTTTGTGGCCAACTTTTACACCTTGGCGTTTACTGGACTGATCATTCAGTGGATGAGAGGCCACATGTCAGAACCGCCAAAACAGATCATTGAAAAGCTAAGTGAGCTGATCGAAGGAAATGTACTACGAGCATTACACAGATATGAGAATAAGCTGCCATCCACCTGA
- a CDS encoding oleate hydratase: MNNEYGNKQVYFVGGGIASLAGAAYLVRDCGFPGEHIHIIEEMNILGGSNDGAGNPDQGYIIRGGRMLNDEAYENLWELLASIPSIDRPGLSVRQEITEFDHANPTHSNARLINRDGEVEDVLSMGFDMADRLAMGKLIITPEDTLDKLRISDWFGPHFFKTNFWYMWATTFAFQPWHSAVEFKRYMLRFFHEFPRIQTLEGVTRTPFNQYDSIILPLQKYLEPFGVDFTLKCTVTDLDFKEGDGITVERMHVRRNGNEDVIDIHEGDLVIVTNGSMTEGADIGSMSSAPKLNGKGSSWKLWENIAAKKPLLGNPSSFNDHVDESKWESFTVTFQDSVFFDLMEKFTRNRAGTGALVTFKDSSWFMSVVLAFQPHFRGQPEHVNVFWGYGLYPDNVGDYVKKRMCDCTGEEIMQELIGHLHFQEHQEAIMATANCIPCMMPYITAQFMPRLNSDRPKVVPDGSTNLAFISQFCEIPDDVVFTEEYSVRAARIAVYTLLGVNRPIEPIHQYQYDVRTLFSSFVTSFR; this comes from the coding sequence GTGAACAACGAATACGGTAACAAACAGGTCTATTTTGTAGGCGGCGGCATTGCTTCATTAGCAGGGGCAGCTTATCTTGTTCGAGACTGCGGCTTCCCCGGAGAGCACATTCACATTATCGAAGAGATGAACATTCTGGGTGGTAGTAACGACGGCGCTGGTAACCCCGATCAAGGTTATATCATCCGCGGTGGACGAATGCTTAATGACGAGGCTTATGAGAATCTCTGGGAGCTACTGGCTTCCATTCCCTCTATCGATCGTCCTGGTTTGTCGGTCAGACAAGAAATTACCGAGTTTGATCATGCTAACCCCACCCACTCCAACGCTCGGCTCATTAACCGTGACGGCGAGGTCGAAGATGTGCTCTCCATGGGCTTTGATATGGCCGACCGGCTGGCGATGGGCAAGCTAATCATCACACCTGAAGATACGCTAGATAAATTACGGATCAGTGATTGGTTTGGGCCTCACTTTTTCAAAACGAACTTCTGGTATATGTGGGCTACGACCTTCGCTTTCCAGCCTTGGCACAGTGCCGTAGAATTCAAACGATATATGCTCCGCTTCTTTCACGAGTTCCCAAGAATTCAAACACTTGAGGGTGTTACACGTACTCCATTTAATCAATATGATTCCATCATCTTACCTCTGCAAAAGTACCTTGAACCATTCGGCGTAGATTTCACCCTGAAATGCACCGTCACCGACCTGGACTTCAAAGAAGGCGATGGGATTACAGTGGAGCGGATGCATGTACGCCGGAACGGTAACGAGGACGTTATTGATATTCATGAAGGTGATCTAGTCATTGTCACGAACGGTTCGATGACCGAGGGAGCCGATATTGGTTCCATGTCCTCCGCTCCGAAACTGAACGGCAAGGGCAGCTCTTGGAAGCTATGGGAGAACATTGCCGCGAAGAAACCTTTACTAGGTAACCCTTCTTCTTTTAACGATCATGTAGATGAGTCCAAATGGGAATCGTTTACCGTTACTTTTCAAGATTCAGTGTTCTTTGATCTGATGGAGAAATTCACGCGCAATCGTGCAGGTACCGGCGCGTTGGTCACCTTCAAAGATTCCAGTTGGTTTATGTCCGTCGTGCTCGCCTTCCAACCACACTTCCGTGGGCAGCCGGAGCATGTCAACGTATTCTGGGGTTACGGCTTATATCCCGATAACGTAGGTGACTACGTGAAGAAACGCATGTGTGATTGTACGGGAGAAGAGATTATGCAGGAACTCATCGGCCATCTTCATTTCCAGGAACATCAAGAAGCCATTATGGCTACTGCGAATTGCATTCCATGCATGATGCCTTATATTACAGCGCAATTTATGCCCAGATTGAACAGTGATCGACCAAAGGTCGTTCCTGACGGCTCCACCAATCTTGCCTTTATCAGTCAATTCTGCGAGATTCCCGATGACGTGGTGTTCACGGAAGAATATTCGGTTCGGGCGGCGCGAATTGCTGTGTACACCCTACTCGGAGTGAATCGACCGATTGAACCCATTCATCAGTATCAGTATGATGTCCGCACATTGTTCAGTAGTTTTGTGACCTCATTCCGATAA
- the nagA gene encoding N-acetylglucosamine-6-phosphate deacetylase produces MSTGDIQELKARDAVSILQGKLVLSDRMIDDGILAWRDGKIIYAGSPEGLPDSIRRQGLFLPVPEHGMIVPGFIDIHVHGGNGEDFMDASPEVLDTITAFHCTQGTTAMLATSMTAPKDRLDQVLYEVHAYRSRTMPFAQLEGVHLEGPFFSPKWPGAQNPEHIVMPNVSWLEEWEQQYPGLIRQVTLAPEREGALELIAWLRSQRITAALGHTDASYDEVQRAVEAGLHHAVHTFNAMTPLHHRLPGAAGAVLSDPRISAEVIADGIHVHPAAISILAQLKQPIDQLVLITDAMSAAGLDDGEYAIGDLPVIVEHGVARLKEGGALAGSTLTMVRGFRYLVQEVGLSVTAASRAASLTPARLLGIDHRTGSFAQGKQADIVLLNEELDVAGVWVKGRRISE; encoded by the coding sequence ATGAGTACAGGCGATATACAAGAGCTTAAGGCTAGAGATGCTGTATCCATTTTACAGGGGAAGCTTGTTCTTTCAGATCGTATGATAGACGATGGAATTTTGGCTTGGCGTGATGGGAAAATAATATATGCAGGCTCGCCCGAAGGGCTACCTGATTCAATTCGACGACAAGGATTATTTTTGCCTGTGCCCGAGCATGGCATGATTGTGCCTGGATTTATTGATATCCATGTACATGGCGGCAATGGTGAAGATTTTATGGATGCTAGTCCAGAGGTGCTGGATACAATCACTGCATTCCATTGCACTCAAGGAACAACCGCGATGCTGGCAACTTCGATGACCGCACCGAAGGATAGATTGGATCAGGTGCTGTATGAGGTTCATGCATATCGATCCCGAACGATGCCTTTTGCACAACTCGAGGGTGTGCATCTGGAAGGACCGTTTTTCAGCCCTAAATGGCCTGGAGCGCAAAATCCGGAGCATATTGTAATGCCTAATGTATCGTGGCTAGAAGAATGGGAGCAACAATATCCTGGATTGATCCGGCAGGTTACATTGGCGCCAGAGCGTGAAGGTGCGTTGGAGCTAATTGCATGGCTGCGAAGTCAACGAATCACGGCAGCACTGGGGCATACAGATGCTAGCTATGATGAGGTACAACGTGCGGTAGAGGCGGGGCTGCATCATGCCGTTCATACATTCAACGCCATGACGCCACTACATCATCGGCTTCCCGGGGCTGCTGGAGCCGTGCTCAGCGATCCGCGCATTAGTGCAGAGGTCATTGCAGATGGAATTCATGTGCACCCAGCAGCCATTTCCATACTGGCACAACTGAAACAACCCATAGATCAACTGGTGTTGATTACAGATGCCATGTCTGCTGCAGGTCTAGATGATGGGGAATACGCCATCGGTGATCTTCCGGTTATTGTTGAGCATGGTGTGGCACGCCTGAAGGAAGGTGGTGCGCTGGCGGGTAGCACACTAACTATGGTGCGAGGCTTCCGGTACCTTGTGCAGGAGGTTGGTTTAAGTGTTACGGCTGCGTCACGAGCAGCGAGTCTGACCCCAGCTCGTTTGCTGGGCATCGATCATCGGACAGGTTCTTTCGCTCAGGGCAAGCAGGCAGACATCGTGTTGCTGAATGAGGAATTGGACGTTGCGGGTGTGTGGGTGAAGGGGCGGCGAATCTCTGAATAA
- the nagB gene encoding glucosamine-6-phosphate deaminase, with translation MNIRIFEHEEDLNVTGAGIITSLLQTKPRTVLGLATGSSPVGIYKQLIAMVQKDLVSFAQASSFNLDEYVGLPAEHSESYRSFMNEQLFHHIDIDLDKTYIPDGNALDLAQECEAYEQRLEDRGPVDLQILGIGHNGHIGFNEPGTELTGRTHVVALKEETRKANARFFDSIDQVPTQAITMGVGTILKAKQILLIARGEEKAEIIRQAFMGPITTECPASLLQCHPNVVVLLDRAAGRWVK, from the coding sequence ATGAACATACGTATTTTTGAACATGAAGAAGATTTAAACGTTACAGGTGCCGGGATTATTACGAGTCTGCTACAGACGAAACCACGAACTGTGTTAGGGCTTGCAACAGGTAGTTCTCCAGTGGGGATTTATAAACAGCTAATAGCGATGGTGCAAAAAGATCTGGTTAGCTTCGCGCAGGCATCCTCCTTCAATCTCGATGAATATGTAGGTTTACCCGCTGAGCATAGCGAAAGTTATCGTAGCTTCATGAATGAACAGTTGTTCCACCATATCGATATTGATCTGGATAAGACGTATATCCCCGATGGTAATGCGCTGGATTTAGCTCAGGAGTGCGAAGCTTATGAACAACGGCTTGAGGATCGTGGCCCGGTTGATCTGCAAATTCTCGGCATCGGACATAACGGTCATATTGGATTCAATGAGCCTGGCACAGAGCTGACGGGTCGTACACATGTTGTTGCGTTGAAGGAAGAGACAAGAAAAGCGAATGCTCGCTTTTTTGACAGTATCGATCAGGTTCCAACGCAGGCGATTACCATGGGAGTTGGTACGATACTGAAAGCCAAACAGATTCTGCTGATTGCTCGCGGTGAGGAAAAAGCTGAGATTATTCGGCAGGCGTTCATGGGGCCAATTACTACTGAGTGCCCAGCCTCGCTACTCCAATGTCACCCCAATGTGGTTGTACTGTTAGACCGCGCTGCAGGTAGATGGGTAAAATAA
- a CDS encoding MurR/RpiR family transcriptional regulator, whose product MAAILHALQQELEDLPAQERRIAEVILSSPSDIPGWTINHLAQQSGTSPATVTRFCKSFHFKGFPDFKMKLAAELSHPTGETAYQDIVAGNSLSKIVEAIEANHLASIADTTRLLDLGRVGKAIELLCAARRIDLYGVATSSIVTQDFYQKLIRIGKSCTAFSDSHMQITSASSLGEGDVAVAVSYSGETPETIDALHCAKQAGAATISLTSYSNNKLATVSDIPLFTSSLEKGMRRGDMASRIALLHVIDILFTGMVSSDFDQFIPKLEQSYHSVQSYRVHNNGGA is encoded by the coding sequence ATGGCAGCCATATTACATGCCTTGCAGCAAGAATTGGAAGACCTGCCTGCACAAGAACGGCGGATTGCAGAAGTTATATTGAGTTCGCCCTCAGACATTCCAGGCTGGACGATCAACCATCTTGCGCAGCAAAGCGGGACGAGCCCAGCGACGGTAACTCGTTTTTGCAAATCCTTTCATTTCAAAGGCTTTCCAGATTTCAAAATGAAACTAGCCGCCGAATTGTCGCATCCAACAGGAGAAACGGCATATCAGGATATTGTGGCCGGCAACTCATTGTCCAAAATCGTTGAGGCGATTGAAGCGAATCATCTGGCTTCCATTGCAGATACAACTCGTTTGCTGGATCTGGGACGGGTGGGCAAAGCAATTGAGCTATTGTGCGCTGCACGTCGGATCGATCTCTACGGTGTTGCTACATCATCCATTGTGACCCAGGATTTCTATCAGAAACTGATTCGGATCGGGAAGAGCTGTACGGCCTTCTCAGATTCCCATATGCAGATCACCTCCGCCTCTTCGTTAGGAGAGGGAGATGTCGCAGTAGCTGTATCCTATTCGGGCGAAACCCCAGAGACGATTGATGCACTGCATTGTGCCAAACAGGCCGGAGCTGCAACGATTTCGTTGACGTCCTACAGTAATAATAAACTGGCTACAGTGTCAGATATTCCGCTATTTACTTCTTCACTCGAAAAGGGGATGCGACGAGGTGATATGGCTTCGCGAATTGCCTTATTACATGTCATCGACATTTTGTTCACAGGCATGGTGAGTTCCGATTTTGACCAATTTATTCCGAAGCTTGAGCAATCGTATCACAGTGTACAGTCCTATCGGGTTCATAACAACGGAGGTGCTTAA
- a CDS encoding helix-turn-helix domain-containing protein has translation MKGIDHKSKFLLTHREREVFELLVQDKTTRDIAGQLFISEKTVRNHISNVMQKLNVKGRSQAVVELIKLGELKI, from the coding sequence TTGAAGGGTATCGATCATAAAAGTAAATTTTTGTTGACCCACCGTGAACGCGAAGTATTCGAGTTATTGGTTCAAGACAAAACGACGCGTGACATCGCAGGGCAGTTATTCATCAGCGAGAAAACGGTGCGTAACCATATTTCGAATGTGATGCAGAAACTCAATGTTAAGGGTCGTTCGCAAGCAGTTGTAGAGCTGATTAAGCTCGGAGAACTGAAGATTTAG
- a CDS encoding YhcN/YlaJ family sporulation lipoprotein gives MPAAKKAKAITLSLTSAIFVMAGLTGCGTNKDANNMQSQSVRHEVRGLNRYGVETNGMDGIRANNYRNHNVTSLRSSDELAKRITEMKEVKSANVLLTDRNAYVAVRLTDGHAGKLGSKSTRGNMRGMSVHPNSTMRSDSMSEDMGGLRVHGGDGTMSPYTTSGIAPGLNTGVATDRGHMGNDRGLYGTMGTGAVGMMRGLTDSGKARTMDNGHYGAKSEGQRVDSSDDNTPEEIKGKIAAKIKQFAPNVENVYVSANPEFVEHTESYAKDIRNGKPISGMIDTFSSMVERIFPTNAMNPNHRDGILGDGTMNRNNNRDGLMNHNFR, from the coding sequence ATGCCAGCAGCCAAAAAGGCGAAAGCGATAACCTTATCTTTGACAAGTGCAATTTTTGTAATGGCGGGATTAACCGGTTGTGGTACAAACAAGGACGCTAACAACATGCAATCCCAAAGTGTGCGCCATGAAGTAAGGGGTCTGAACCGTTACGGTGTTGAAACGAACGGGATGGATGGTATTCGCGCCAACAATTATCGTAATCACAATGTCACCAGTCTAAGATCGAGTGATGAATTAGCCAAACGTATTACAGAAATGAAGGAAGTTAAGTCAGCTAACGTGTTGTTAACGGATCGCAATGCTTATGTTGCTGTTCGATTAACTGACGGACATGCAGGCAAGTTGGGAAGTAAATCGACTCGTGGAAATATGAGAGGCATGAGCGTTCATCCGAACAGCACCATGCGCAGTGACAGTATGAGCGAAGATATGGGCGGTTTGCGCGTTCATGGTGGGGATGGAACAATGTCTCCGTATACGACGAGCGGTATAGCACCAGGACTGAACACAGGTGTAGCAACCGATCGTGGTCATATGGGTAATGATCGTGGCCTTTACGGTACGATGGGCACAGGAGCAGTGGGCATGATGCGTGGATTGACCGACAGTGGCAAAGCCCGCACGATGGATAATGGTCACTATGGAGCCAAAAGTGAGGGGCAACGAGTGGATAGCTCGGACGATAATACCCCAGAAGAAATTAAAGGCAAGATCGCAGCCAAAATCAAGCAATTTGCACCTAACGTCGAAAATGTCTATGTGTCTGCTAACCCGGAATTTGTTGAGCATACAGAATCGTATGCAAAAGACATTCGTAACGGTAAGCCGATCAGTGGCATGATCGATACCTTCTCTTCAATGGTGGAACGTATTTTCCCAACCAATGCAATGAATCCGAATCATCGTGATGGCATTCTTGGTGATGGTACAATGAATCGCAACAACAACCGTGATGGTCTTATGAATCATAATTTCCGGTAA